From the Erythrolamprus reginae isolate rEryReg1 chromosome Z, rEryReg1.hap1, whole genome shotgun sequence genome, one window contains:
- the LOC139175978 gene encoding olfactory receptor 10AG1-like — MSNHSFLVTEFIFAGFSERPQLRMLLFVLVFSMYGMSLTGNTIITTVIRLNPVLHTPMYFFLTNLSLLEIFYTTSIVPKMLASLMSEHGKKIALWGCATQMYFFTLFGITECCLLAAMAYDRYVAICNPLRYNIIMSPAICAQLSVASWSVGLVVGLGQTNYVFSLTFCGPNRINHFFCDIPPLLTLACGDTSRNVIAVYMVAVLFITTPFLLILTSYVYIAISVLKISSAEGRRKAFSTCSSHLIVVSLFYGSGIITYLRPKSSYSAKSDKLLALFYTVVTSMLNPIIYSLRNKEVKVALKRMLSNKLCSREDPK; from the coding sequence TGCTGGGTTTTCTGAACGGCCACAATTACGGATGCTCCTCTTTGTCCTGGTTTTCTCCATGTATGGCATGTCCCTTACAGGAAACACCATCATCACCACTGTGATCAGGCTCAATCCGGTCCTTCATACACCAATGTATTTTTTCTTGACTAACCTATCCCTCCTAGAAATATTCTACACCACCTCCATTGTTCCTAAGATGCTAGCAAGCTTGATGTCAGAGCATGGCAAGAAGATAGCTCTCTGGGGCTGTGCGACCCAGATGTATTTCTTCACCCTGTTTGGAATCACAGAATGCTGCCTCCTTGCTGCCATGGCCTACGACCGCTATGTTGCTATCTGTAACCCCTTGCGTTATAATATCATCATGAGCCCAGCGATCTGCGCCCAGCTCTCAGTGGCCTCCTGGTCAGTGGGATTAGTGGTGGGGCTGGGTCAGACCAACTATGTCTTTAGCTTGACCTTCTGTGGCCCCAATAGGATCAACCACTTCTTCTGTGACATCCCCCCACTCTTGACGCTGGCTTGCGGTGACACCTCCAGAAATGTAATTGCCGTGTACATGGTGGCTGTGCTTTTTATTACCACACCTTTCTTACTGATCCTGACCTCTTATGTCTATATTGCCATCTCTGTTTTGAAAATCTCATCAGCTGAGGGCCGCCGGAAAGCTTTCTCCACCTGTTCTTCTCATCTCATTGTGGTCTCACTATTTTACGGGTCAGGCATTATCACGTACCTTCGCCCCAAATCCAGCTATTCTGCCAAGAGTGACAAACTGCTGGCCCTGTTCTACACCGTGGTAACCTCCATGTTGAACCCCATAATCTACAGTTTGAGGAACAAGGAGGTTAAAGTGGCTTTGAAAAGAATGTTGAGTAATAAACTATGTTCTAGAGAAGATCCAAAGTGA